The genomic window ACGGACATCAAGAACGCCCGCGGCATCACCCTGCACACCGACTATGACGAACTCGGCCGCAAGACCGCGCTAAAACAGGGCAACACCGCCCTGGCCACCTGGACCTACGACACCGCCACCGGCGGCAAAGGCAAGCCTGCGAAAGCAACCCGGTGGATCGGCGGCCTCGCCTACGAGCAGTCCATCACCACTTACAACAGCCTCTACCTGCCGGTCATCACCCAGATGACCATCCCGGCTGCTCCGGAGAACGGCGCACTGGCGGGCACCTACAAGTGGACCACCAGCTACAACCCCAACACTGGTCAGGCGATGTGGGTCCAGCAGCCCGCGATAGGTGGACTGCCGTCGGAGAAGATCACCAACACCTACAACGCCGCCGGCGGCCAGCTGGACACCGTCGGCGCGGGTACCGACCCGCTGATTTCGGCGATGACGTACGACCACTACGGCCGGGCGATCCGGGCGGAGTACAGCGAGTTCGCTAAGCACCTGTGGAAGTCGTTCGAGTACGACGAGCACACCGGAGCGGTGACCCGCACGGTCACCGACCGCGAGCTGGCACCGCAGCGCATGGACGACACCCGCTACACCTATGACCCGAACGGCAACATCACCTCGGTGAAGACCGTCTCGGGCCAGGACGCACAGGCGGTGACCGACACACAGTGCTTCACCCTCGACGCGCTGCGCCAGATCACAGAGGCGTGGACGGTTGCGCCGGGAGTCGCCGAAGGCTGCGCGGCGGCTCCGTCTGCGGCCACCGTGGGTGGCCCGGACGCGTACTGGACGACATACACCTACGGTCCGACGGGTAACCGGAAGACCGAAATCCAGCACAGGACGCCGTCCGGTCCGACCGGTGACATCACCCGTATCTACGCGGACCCGGTCGCGGGCAAGCACGCCCTGACCTCGGTCAGCCAGTCCGGCCCCTCGGGCTCGCTGACCGAGTCGTACCAGTACAACGAGACGGGTGCGACCAAGAGCCGGAAGATCGGTACGGCGGCCGAGCAGACCCTGGAGTGGGACTCCGAGGGCCACCTCGCGAAGACCACCCAAGGCACTCTGGTGACCGGCTACACCTATGATGCCGACGGCGACCGGCTCACCCGTACCGACTCGGCGGGCACCACCCTGTACCTGCCAGGCGGCAACGAGCTGAAGCTGGCCAAGGACGGCACGGTCACTGGCACCCGCTACTACAGTGCCGGTGACACCAAGGTCGCCATGCGGACCGGTGGCAAGCTGACCTTCCTGCTGTCCGACCACCACGGCACCGGCACCACCCAGGTCGACGCCTCGACCCTGGCGATCACCCGCCGCAAGACGGCCCTGTTCGGCGGACCGCGTGGCCCCCAACCCACCACCTGGCAGGGCGACCGGGGCTTCGTCGGCGGAGTCCGGGACGCTGACACCGGGCTGACCCACCTAGGGGCACGCGAGTACGACCCGTCGATCGGCCGGTTCATCTCGGTGGACCCGGTGATGGACCTCACCGACCCGCTCCAGCTGGACGGCTACGGCTACAGCCACAACAACCCGATCACGCGCAGCGACCCATCGGGACTCTACGACCCGGACGAGCGAGCGTACTGCCTCAAGAACCCCTCGCGCTGTGAAGGCGGCAAGCTCAAGCACGTCGACCCGGGCAAGGCTCTCACTGCCGATACGGACGGAAAGGGCAACGTAACCAAGGTCTACGACAAGCAGGGCGTGCCGCACCACATCACCACCAAGTCGGACGGTGACACCGCGGACATGGCGCTCAAGACCATCAACGACGACCTGAGGCGGGCTGGGCTTTATTACGACCCTAAGACCGGCAATGGCGTGCAATACCTGCTCCAGGACGACAGCCAGGCGAACGACAAGAACAACAACACCCTGGCGAAGAAGGCCCCGCTGAAGGACGCCGACGGCAACCCCGTCAAACCCGGAACCACCTGTGACTTCATCAAGGTGACCTGGAAGAACGGGCAGGTCGTGGATGTGGATACGGCCGATGCCACCGGTTCCGACCCCAAGAAGGCGGTCACGGCGAACGCGAACACCATCCACAATAAACTGAAGAACCAGTCGAACAATGTGATCTTCGTGGCCGAGAATATGGAGCAGGCCCAAGAGTACGCCAACCACTTCGCCGGCAACCCTAACGTGCGGGTGATCTATCCCGCCGGAGACTTCGACAGCCGACGGATCGCTCCGCCCACGCCGCCGACGCCCAAGGTAACGGCCAAGCCGAGTGCGCCTAAGGGTCCGAAGGTCCATGTCGGGCTGCCCGTCATCAGTGGCGCCTTCGCCGTGGCACAGGCACCCGGCTACATCCGCGACTACGGCTGGGGCCACGGATTGTGGGAGATGTTCGAGGACACCTGCGATCCGCTGGACACGATGGACGACTCGATGGTCGACCCCTGGTACGACGCGTCCCAGGACCCAGCCAACTGGGCCTGATCCCGAGGACTGGAGCCTGACCTCCAGTCCATGACAAAGGCGGGGTGTCCGCCCTCCGGCTGCTGCCGGAGGGCGGACACCCCGCCTCGTGCGTTCTCAGCGGCCGGGACGGTCCGTGCGGTCGAGGACGCCGGTCCTGGTGTCCCGGAAGGACCTGCGCCGGGTTCGTGGCAGCGGTACCTCGGTCAGCTTGCTGTCGTGGAGCATCCACAGCCCGAAACAGTCGTCGTCCTCGTCGCGGAGGAGGACCTGCACCGACCACGGGTCGGGCCACGGAACGGATTCGAGCTGCCCAAACAAGCCCTCCCAGGCCCGCTGGCGGACGTACTGGGCCACCCAGGTGTAGCAGTCATCGGACGGCATCTGTGATCCATCGAACATACCATCGTCGACACGGGTGAAGTCCCCGTTCGGCCGGGTAAGGGCTTCCATCACCTTCTCAGCACCCCGCGCCAACACGATGATCTCGGTGTATCTGCTCATGCAGAGAGTATGCCCCCTGCTGGGACCCACTTCCCCCGGCGGAAACACCGCATCCCCGTCCCCACCATGGTGATCACGATGGCACCTATGGGACGGCTCTCCGCCGCCGCTCAAGGTGACGGCAACGCCCGGACCGCCGAAGCTCCGAAGGTTCGCGTCGAGCTACCGACCTTCAGCGGCGCCCTCGGTGCGCGTGAATACGACCCGATCACAGGCCGGTTCATCAGCGTCGACCCAGAGATCGACCTGAACGATCCGCAGCAGTCACACGGCTACACCTACGGAAACAACAACCCCGTCACCAACAGCGACCCCACGGGCAGAATGCTTGAGGAGTGCCACCAGGGGCTGATCGAGTGTGAAGGTGGCATGCCCGTGCTCCCCGACGATGACCCGGCACCCCCACCGCCATCGGGCGGCGGCGACCCGATCGAGGACTTCGTCAACGAGGTGATTGACTCAGGCTGGGGCACCCAGCCAGCCGGATCGCAGCGGAAGTTCTTTAATGTCGGGAAGGGTGCGAACCGCGGCGTTATCCGCATCACGTTCTACATCCACACCAAGGAGGCCATGCTCGGCATGCTGGTTGGCGACAATCGTAAAGCCTCGGTAGACCCGCATGCGCC from Streptomyces formicae includes these protein-coding regions:
- a CDS encoding RHS repeat-associated core domain-containing protein translates to MGRLSAAAQGDGNARTAEAPKVRVELPTFSGALGAREYDPITGRFISVDPEIDLNDPQQSHGYTYGNNNPVTNSDPTGRMLEECHQGLIECEGGMPVLPDDDPAPPPPSGGGDPIEDFVNEVIDSGWGTQPAGSQRKFFNVGKGANRGVIRITFYIHTKEAMLGMLVGDNRKASVDPHAPYRMSLFWNTESGECSFTVAASHTPTTERLIGGDTGHLQQPRTVPVPGRMIPANPLKVGGISGDTWGG